One window of the Halobacillus litoralis genome contains the following:
- a CDS encoding fructose bisphosphate aldolase: protein MNNSQFDKIKNGKGFIAALDQSGGSTPKALAEYGVPEDSYSGEDEMFDRVHQMRTRIITSPAFDSDHILGTILFEQTMDREIKGKYTAEYLADNGIVPFLKVDKGLAEQENGVQLMKPIHDLDDTLSRANERKIFGTKMRSVIHEPNPSGIKEVVDQQFEIGKQILSYDLVPIIEPEVNIHSENKEKSEEILRDEILKSLNGLSADQNVMLKLSIPTNANTYKELIEHPRVVRVVALSGGYSRDEANEKLKENHGLIASFSRALAADLNANQSDEEFNQALKSAVDSIYDASVNKK from the coding sequence ATGAACAACAGTCAATTCGATAAAATTAAAAACGGCAAGGGTTTCATCGCAGCACTTGACCAAAGTGGAGGAAGTACTCCAAAAGCATTAGCAGAGTACGGTGTACCTGAAGATTCTTATTCCGGCGAAGATGAAATGTTTGATCGGGTACACCAAATGCGTACCAGAATCATTACATCCCCTGCTTTTGATTCCGACCATATCCTTGGCACCATTCTTTTCGAACAAACAATGGATCGCGAAATCAAGGGCAAATATACTGCTGAATATCTTGCTGATAACGGCATCGTCCCTTTCCTTAAGGTAGATAAAGGACTGGCTGAACAGGAAAATGGTGTCCAGCTCATGAAACCGATCCATGATTTGGATGACACACTGAGCCGTGCCAACGAACGGAAAATTTTCGGCACCAAAATGCGCTCTGTCATCCATGAGCCAAACCCAAGCGGAATTAAAGAAGTAGTGGACCAGCAATTCGAAATCGGGAAACAAATCCTGTCTTATGACCTCGTCCCGATCATCGAACCAGAAGTTAATATCCACAGTGAAAACAAGGAAAAATCTGAAGAGATCCTTAGAGATGAAATCCTTAAAAGCTTGAACGGATTATCAGCAGACCAAAACGTTATGCTGAAGCTTTCCATTCCTACGAATGCCAATACTTATAAAGAATTAATTGAGCATCCGCGCGTGGTACGTGTCGTCGCTCTTTCCGGCGGGTATTCCCGTGACGAAGCGAATGAGAAGCTGAAAGAAAATCATGGACTGATTGCAAGCTTTTCCCGTGCTCTGGCTGCTGACTTGAATGCAAATCAATCAGATGAAGAGTTTAACCAAGCATTGAAGAGCGCTGTCGATTCCATTTACGATGCCTCAGTTAATAAAAAGTAA
- a CDS encoding DUF1641 domain-containing protein, translated as MGKAISSIKRYELSKEEQREKDMQEVQEAVADNKEAILKGIGLLRALDEEGTLDMVTAFTRSKDEALANVVKEIDKDQYEPLLRNLPELVFLLGEINVGEMRELASRLNNGMEAMEGEGTEQKTSFLDLAKALKDPEINRSITMMMHFLKGMGRT; from the coding sequence ATGGGAAAAGCCATCAGCTCCATAAAAAGGTATGAACTATCGAAAGAAGAGCAGAGAGAGAAAGACATGCAGGAAGTCCAGGAGGCTGTCGCTGATAATAAAGAGGCGATTTTGAAAGGCATTGGCCTGCTGCGTGCCCTTGATGAAGAAGGTACCCTTGATATGGTTACAGCTTTTACCAGGTCAAAAGACGAAGCCCTGGCGAACGTTGTGAAGGAAATAGATAAAGATCAATATGAACCATTGTTGAGGAATCTACCAGAACTGGTTTTTCTGTTAGGAGAAATCAATGTCGGTGAAATGAGGGAGCTCGCATCCCGTTTGAACAATGGTATGGAAGCAATGGAAGGAGAAGGCACAGAACAGAAAACATCTTTTCTTGATCTGGCTAAAGCGCTGAAAGACCCTGAGATTAATCGCAGTATCACGATGATGATGCATTTCTTGAAAGGGATGGGTCGCACTTGA
- the fdhF gene encoding formate dehydrogenase subunit alpha: MNEHTVVTINGKEYLADPNQNLLDLINKADEQIPQICYDESLGPIQTCDTCIVQVDGELVRACGQSVKAGMKVQTKLPHVHKAQKESLDRILEKHELYCTVCDYNNGACEIHNTMADFGLEHQSRPFQPTSYDKDESGTFYRYDPDQCILCGRCVEVCQDVQVNETLTIDWERQEPRVIWDNDVPIDESSCVNCGQCSTVCPCNAMMETGMEGEAGFLTDQEPGILKSMIQLTKKVETGYGPLFAVSDTEASMREERIDKKKTVCTYCGVGCTFDVWTKGRQILKVEPNAESPANGISTCIKGKFGWDYVNSEERLTKPLIRRGDHFEEVEWGEAISFVVERMSEIKAEKGADHLGFISSSKATNEESYLMQKFARQVIGTNNIDNCSRYCQAPATKGLFRTVGYGGDSGTIDDIAASNLVLTIGSNTAESHPVLASRIKRSQKLFGQKLFVFDLRKHEMAKRADRFFQPKSGTDLVWLSAVTKYILDQGWEDQDFLKEWVNGFDEYRESLEPFTLEYASDLTGIAEEDLKSLAQEIAKTEKVAICWAMGVTQHMLGSDTSTAISNLLLITGNYGKPGTGAYPLRGHNNVQGCSDFGSMPNFFPGYEETTDDEVRGRYEKAWDVQIPKEPGMDNHEMIESIHNDDLSAMYVMGEDTGIVDANINYVTAALEKLDLFIVQDLFLTHTSQYADVVLPASPSLEKEGTFTNTERRIQRMYKSFEPLEGTKPDWEILQLLAKESGFDWGYTHPSEIMEEAAGLAPLFAGVRYDRLEGYKSLQWPVAEDGTDEPLLFTEGFPFEDKKARLYPLDFELMYDTSEEYDLHVNNGRLLEHFHEGNMTYKSEGIRRKTPNAFIEVSQELAKERGIEEGAEVKLISDAGEATGIVTVTDRVSGKELYLPLNGDGKSAINYLTDNRVDKDSNTPAYKEIAVKMKVLKKKGKSPIPHNNHRRGNPVPQVSVQVKKKWQREDYVFPGSEVKR; encoded by the coding sequence TTGAATGAACACACAGTAGTAACAATTAATGGAAAAGAGTATTTGGCTGATCCAAATCAGAATTTATTGGACTTGATCAATAAGGCGGACGAACAGATTCCACAAATTTGTTATGACGAATCACTTGGACCGATACAAACATGTGATACATGCATCGTCCAAGTAGACGGTGAGTTAGTACGTGCCTGCGGCCAGAGTGTAAAGGCAGGAATGAAGGTCCAGACGAAACTACCTCATGTACATAAAGCACAGAAAGAATCCCTGGACCGGATTTTAGAGAAGCACGAGTTGTATTGTACGGTTTGCGACTACAACAATGGGGCATGTGAGATTCATAATACGATGGCGGATTTCGGTTTAGAGCACCAATCCCGCCCTTTTCAGCCCACTAGCTATGATAAAGATGAGTCTGGTACGTTTTACCGTTATGATCCTGACCAGTGTATCCTATGTGGCCGATGTGTGGAGGTCTGCCAGGATGTGCAGGTGAATGAAACACTGACAATCGACTGGGAACGCCAGGAACCACGGGTCATTTGGGATAATGATGTCCCCATCGATGAGTCCTCATGTGTAAATTGCGGCCAATGTTCTACTGTCTGTCCTTGTAATGCCATGATGGAAACAGGAATGGAAGGAGAGGCAGGCTTTTTGACGGATCAAGAACCAGGAATTTTGAAATCGATGATCCAATTGACGAAAAAAGTCGAGACCGGTTATGGACCATTGTTTGCGGTCTCCGATACGGAGGCGTCGATGCGCGAAGAGCGGATCGATAAGAAAAAAACGGTCTGCACCTATTGTGGTGTCGGCTGTACGTTTGATGTCTGGACGAAGGGGCGTCAAATCCTGAAGGTTGAGCCGAACGCCGAATCACCAGCGAACGGTATTTCCACTTGTATCAAAGGGAAATTCGGTTGGGATTACGTCAATAGTGAAGAGCGACTGACTAAACCGCTCATTCGCCGTGGCGATCATTTTGAAGAAGTAGAATGGGGAGAAGCGATTTCCTTCGTAGTGGAGCGAATGAGTGAAATCAAGGCAGAAAAAGGAGCCGATCATCTTGGTTTCATCTCTTCTTCCAAAGCCACGAACGAAGAGTCATATTTGATGCAGAAGTTCGCCCGCCAAGTTATTGGGACCAATAATATTGACAACTGCTCCCGCTATTGTCAGGCTCCGGCAACAAAAGGACTGTTCAGAACGGTCGGGTATGGCGGAGATTCAGGAACGATCGATGATATCGCTGCAAGCAACCTTGTCCTGACCATCGGTTCGAACACAGCTGAATCCCACCCGGTGCTCGCATCCAGAATTAAACGATCTCAAAAACTTTTCGGTCAAAAATTGTTCGTCTTTGATTTGCGAAAACACGAAATGGCTAAACGGGCCGATCGGTTCTTTCAACCGAAATCGGGTACTGATCTTGTCTGGTTGTCAGCTGTAACGAAATACATCCTTGATCAAGGGTGGGAGGATCAAGACTTTTTGAAAGAGTGGGTCAACGGTTTTGATGAATACCGTGAAAGTCTCGAACCGTTCACATTGGAATACGCATCTGATCTCACCGGCATTGCTGAAGAAGATTTGAAATCCCTGGCCCAAGAGATTGCGAAAACAGAGAAGGTGGCGATTTGCTGGGCGATGGGTGTGACCCAGCATATGCTTGGCAGTGATACGAGTACAGCGATCAGTAATCTTTTGCTGATCACTGGCAATTATGGCAAGCCTGGCACTGGGGCCTACCCGCTCCGTGGTCATAACAATGTACAAGGGTGCAGCGACTTCGGAAGCATGCCGAACTTTTTCCCGGGATATGAGGAAACGACTGATGATGAAGTCCGTGGCAGATACGAAAAGGCATGGGACGTCCAAATTCCGAAAGAACCGGGCATGGACAACCATGAAATGATCGAATCCATACACAACGACGACCTTTCAGCAATGTATGTGATGGGGGAAGACACCGGAATCGTCGATGCGAATATCAATTACGTAACAGCAGCCTTAGAAAAGCTGGACTTGTTCATCGTCCAGGATCTGTTTTTGACACATACCTCTCAATACGCGGATGTCGTACTACCTGCTTCTCCAAGCTTGGAGAAAGAGGGTACGTTCACGAACACTGAACGGAGAATTCAGCGAATGTACAAGAGTTTTGAGCCGTTAGAAGGCACCAAACCCGACTGGGAAATCCTTCAGCTGCTTGCGAAAGAGTCAGGCTTCGATTGGGGATACACCCATCCTTCTGAGATCATGGAGGAGGCTGCCGGACTTGCCCCATTATTCGCTGGTGTCCGGTATGATCGTTTGGAAGGGTACAAATCCTTGCAGTGGCCTGTAGCTGAAGACGGCACAGATGAACCACTCCTATTTACAGAAGGGTTCCCTTTTGAAGATAAAAAGGCGCGCTTGTATCCTTTAGACTTTGAGCTGATGTATGATACGAGCGAAGAGTATGACCTTCATGTGAATAACGGACGGTTACTGGAGCATTTTCACGAAGGTAACATGACTTACAAATCGGAAGGCATCCGCCGGAAAACACCGAATGCATTCATAGAAGTATCACAGGAATTGGCCAAAGAGCGGGGAATCGAGGAAGGCGCTGAAGTCAAATTGATATCAGATGCAGGGGAGGCGACAGGGATTGTGACCGTTACCGACCGGGTAAGTGGAAAAGAGCTTTATCTTCCTTTGAACGGGGATGGGAAATCAGCGATCAACTATTTGACCGACAACCGGGTTGATAAAGACAGTAACACCCCTGCCTATAAAGAAATCGCCGTTAAAATGAAAGTATTGAAGAAGAAAGGGAAATCCCCGATTCCACACAATAATCATCGGCGCGGAAACCCAGTACCGCAAGTGAGTGTGCAAGTGAAGAAAAAATGGCAGCGGGAAGATTACGTATTCCCCGGCAGTGAGGTGAAGCGGTAA
- the fdhD gene encoding formate dehydrogenase accessory sulfurtransferase FdhD, producing MTTRSWKIQRYDHDVHQEVDDEVASEYPLTVVVNDKEFATMVCTPMNLEELVIGFLASEGIIRTYEEIERLTIDEDRGFAYTQTSKDIPIRTDVQKRWLGSCCGKSRAFYFQNDATTAKTIMDSFTITPSECYDLMESFQLEAGMFQRTGGVHQAAIASPEGLLKTYADIGRHNALDKLFGYLLKEKVKRKGKVILFSGRISSEVLLKISKIGLGLLLSKSAPTDLALELAEDLNITAVGFTRGQRMNVYTHHRRVQAPVQGGQRLE from the coding sequence ATGACTACCCGGTCCTGGAAAATTCAACGCTACGATCATGACGTTCACCAGGAAGTGGATGATGAAGTGGCTTCAGAATACCCACTGACGGTGGTGGTCAATGACAAGGAATTTGCCACAATGGTCTGCACACCAATGAATTTAGAAGAGCTTGTCATCGGTTTCCTCGCATCGGAAGGAATTATCCGTACATATGAGGAAATCGAGCGATTGACGATAGACGAAGACCGTGGCTTTGCTTATACGCAAACTTCCAAGGATATTCCGATACGTACAGACGTCCAAAAGAGATGGCTTGGGTCATGCTGTGGAAAAAGTCGTGCGTTTTATTTTCAAAATGATGCCACCACAGCAAAGACGATCATGGACTCTTTTACCATTACTCCCTCGGAATGTTATGACTTGATGGAGAGTTTCCAATTGGAGGCGGGGATGTTCCAACGGACAGGTGGGGTACACCAAGCAGCTATAGCTTCGCCTGAGGGACTGTTGAAAACTTACGCCGATATCGGGCGTCATAACGCGCTTGATAAATTATTTGGTTATCTATTGAAAGAGAAGGTGAAACGCAAAGGGAAAGTGATTTTATTCAGTGGGCGGATTTCATCTGAAGTCCTTTTGAAGATTTCCAAAATAGGACTTGGTCTTCTGTTATCAAAATCTGCTCCTACAGATCTGGCACTGGAGTTGGCCGAGGATTTGAACATCACCGCTGTCGGTTTCACCCGGGGACAAAGGATGAATGTCTACACACATCACAGACGGGTCCAGGCACCTGTCCAAGGAGGTCAACGGCTTGAATGA
- a CDS encoding methyl-accepting chemotaxis protein, with the protein MKFFRSVNRFFTKRIQRQFLFPFLFLILLTGVVVASTSYWFSLNNTTETMTENIERQMGSMSDSFDTMFNTISHNVDRYAENPLLADPSSNQEEIFNQFEQTRASNPSILNIYMGEQSTKDMLIYPKTELPDDYDPTTRLWYEKSLENLGEVIWTEPYVDAASGDTVVSAARAIESGGDVSGVFSIDFTVTTLFEMVDDVKIGETGHSVMVSDTGVFLVHPNKDMIGESAEGTPYYSAIASSEQGSYEFTEDGEKKVAAFATNPQTGWKMMGIVNVSDFQQQASQILLPIVIVLIVVILISLLIAVMLTRHLTKPIKQLQQLMSKAGQGNFSIHAKMDRSDEIGDLSNDFQHMTDSIQSLLKKVKSSSGLVSDSAENMLANAEQNTAASNEISRAIQEIATGAQHQTERMDESVESSKALSDTINGVVSQSEQLKQKSDHLANRSEEAKQIVSTLRKHSTETNHMTNEMKDSIEDLQTSSENINQVVSTISNIAGQTNLLALNAAIEAARAGEAGKGFAVVAEEVRKLAEQSEDALKDVSEMIDQMQNRTEQIVQLIEDTGRVVKDQEQSVNETEESFDDVFQHVSESVTAINEIIRSMKSMSTKKDNLVGTIDEISTITEQTAAASEEVSASVQESNAAMEQLNMLAEDLEQVATGMEEELEKFDVEEGTEDEEREVVKIEEVETPYDQKAG; encoded by the coding sequence ATGAAGTTTTTCAGGAGTGTGAACCGTTTTTTCACAAAGCGTATCCAGCGCCAGTTCTTATTTCCATTTTTATTTTTGATCTTATTGACAGGTGTGGTGGTCGCTTCCACAAGCTATTGGTTCAGCTTGAATAATACAACGGAAACGATGACAGAAAATATCGAACGTCAAATGGGTTCAATGAGTGATTCGTTTGATACGATGTTCAATACGATCAGTCATAACGTCGATCGCTATGCGGAAAATCCGCTATTAGCTGATCCGTCGAGTAATCAAGAGGAGATTTTCAATCAATTTGAGCAAACGAGAGCATCGAATCCATCGATTTTAAATATTTACATGGGAGAGCAGTCGACGAAGGACATGCTTATTTATCCGAAAACGGAGCTTCCTGATGATTACGATCCCACGACTAGACTATGGTATGAAAAGTCTTTGGAAAACCTCGGGGAAGTCATTTGGACGGAGCCATATGTAGATGCAGCCTCTGGGGACACTGTCGTAAGCGCCGCTCGTGCGATTGAGAGCGGAGGAGATGTGTCTGGTGTCTTTTCCATCGATTTCACTGTGACGACATTGTTCGAGATGGTTGATGATGTGAAGATCGGTGAAACCGGCCACAGCGTGATGGTCAGTGATACAGGTGTCTTCTTGGTCCATCCAAACAAGGATATGATTGGTGAAAGTGCTGAAGGAACTCCGTATTATTCGGCCATTGCTTCTAGTGAACAAGGATCTTATGAGTTCACTGAGGACGGGGAGAAAAAAGTAGCCGCATTTGCTACAAACCCGCAGACTGGATGGAAGATGATGGGGATTGTCAACGTCTCTGACTTTCAACAGCAGGCAAGTCAGATCCTTCTGCCCATCGTCATTGTATTGATTGTCGTCATTTTAATATCCTTGCTAATTGCTGTCATGCTGACGCGTCATCTTACTAAACCGATTAAGCAATTGCAGCAGTTAATGAGCAAGGCAGGACAAGGGAACTTTTCCATTCATGCCAAAATGGACCGTTCGGATGAAATCGGTGATCTTTCCAACGACTTTCAACATATGACCGATTCGATTCAATCGTTGTTGAAAAAAGTGAAATCTTCCTCTGGCCTTGTAAGTGATTCGGCGGAAAATATGCTGGCGAATGCCGAGCAAAATACAGCCGCTTCCAATGAAATTTCCAGGGCGATCCAGGAAATCGCGACGGGTGCTCAGCATCAAACAGAGCGGATGGATGAGAGTGTGGAATCTTCTAAAGCGCTGTCTGATACGATCAACGGTGTCGTTTCACAGAGTGAGCAATTAAAACAAAAATCTGATCATTTGGCGAATCGCTCAGAAGAGGCTAAACAAATTGTATCCACCTTGCGCAAACATTCAACAGAAACGAATCATATGACAAATGAAATGAAAGACTCGATTGAAGACTTGCAAACAAGCTCTGAAAATATCAATCAAGTCGTCAGTACCATATCTAATATTGCCGGGCAAACCAATTTGCTTGCACTGAATGCAGCCATTGAAGCTGCTAGAGCAGGCGAAGCAGGCAAAGGTTTCGCAGTCGTTGCTGAAGAAGTACGCAAGCTTGCCGAGCAATCAGAGGATGCCCTGAAAGATGTCTCTGAAATGATCGATCAAATGCAAAACCGTACGGAACAGATTGTGCAATTGATTGAAGATACGGGGCGAGTGGTGAAAGACCAGGAGCAGTCGGTCAATGAAACCGAAGAATCTTTCGATGATGTCTTCCAGCATGTATCTGAGAGTGTGACGGCAATCAATGAAATCATCCGTTCCATGAAATCGATGAGTACGAAAAAAGATAATCTAGTCGGAACGATTGATGAAATCAGCACGATCACTGAGCAGACGGCTGCGGCTTCTGAAGAAGTTTCCGCTTCTGTCCAGGAAAGTAATGCGGCAATGGAGCAGTTGAATATGCTGGCAGAGGATTTAGAACAAGTCGCAACAGGTATGGAAGAAGAATTAGAAAAATTCGATGTAGAGGAAGGAACTGAAGACGAAGAAAGAGAAGTTGTAAAAATAGAGGAAGTAGAAACACCTTATGATCAAAAGGCTGGTTAA
- a CDS encoding metalloregulator ArsR/SmtB family transcription factor, with protein sequence MQLEKMVKFHKAVGDTTRLRIIALLRQGPLHGQAIAGKLGLRPPTITHHLKKLKETGMVYSRRDKNTIYFYLDERRLESMTTAILRIGDESSMKAEELYMEEKDQVKIIQNFVSVEGRLKQMPRQLKKKLVILSYFVQWFEQGKTYDEKEVNEYIQTFFDDFATVRREWVMQQFMYRENNRYELNPVEMWPMVVKR encoded by the coding sequence ATGCAGTTAGAAAAAATGGTCAAGTTCCATAAAGCTGTCGGTGATACAACACGGCTGCGCATTATCGCGCTGCTAAGACAAGGACCGCTTCACGGACAGGCAATCGCAGGTAAGTTGGGTTTACGACCTCCCACAATCACTCATCATTTGAAAAAACTTAAAGAGACAGGGATGGTCTATTCACGGAGGGACAAAAATACGATTTATTTTTACTTAGATGAGCGGAGACTGGAATCGATGACTACTGCCATCTTGAGGATTGGAGATGAAAGTTCGATGAAAGCAGAAGAACTGTACATGGAGGAGAAAGATCAGGTGAAAATCATTCAAAATTTCGTGTCTGTAGAGGGCCGATTGAAACAGATGCCAAGACAATTGAAGAAGAAGCTTGTCATTCTATCCTATTTTGTCCAATGGTTTGAACAAGGAAAAACGTATGATGAAAAGGAAGTGAATGAATACATTCAAACATTTTTTGACGATTTTGCGACGGTCAGACGCGAATGGGTGATGCAGCAGTTCATGTATCGAGAAAATAATCGATACGAATTGAATCCCGTAGAAATGTGGCCGATGGTCGTGAAGCGATGA
- a CDS encoding DUF1028 domain-containing protein, whose protein sequence is MKQKRSDIIATFSIVAHDPATGEWGVAVQSKFLGVGAVVPWAKAGVGAVATQAFANPAYGPEGLGLLEQGLSASEVVERLTSKDPHSEDRQVGIIDSKGRSASFTGENCYDWAGGKAGTNYAAQGNILVNKETVTAMGETFEKAQGSLADRLLAAIKAAQNAGGDSRGKQSAALLVVKDQAGYGGLSDVAVDLRVDDHPEPIEELDRIYQLQQLYFGASEDSDVVEINEELKEEVANRLQHFQYLSKGEVSDDEFHEALTTYLHTENFEGREQKRGYIDLKVYEFMKKQT, encoded by the coding sequence ATGAAACAAAAACGTTCTGATATTATAGCTACATTCTCAATCGTCGCCCATGATCCGGCAACAGGAGAGTGGGGTGTTGCTGTCCAATCTAAATTCCTTGGGGTAGGGGCTGTTGTCCCATGGGCAAAAGCAGGAGTAGGCGCAGTAGCTACGCAAGCTTTCGCTAACCCAGCCTATGGTCCTGAAGGTCTTGGATTGCTTGAGCAAGGGCTGTCCGCATCTGAAGTCGTTGAAAGGCTTACATCAAAAGATCCTCATTCAGAGGACCGCCAAGTAGGTATTATTGATAGCAAAGGTCGCTCTGCCAGTTTTACGGGTGAAAATTGTTACGACTGGGCTGGGGGGAAAGCGGGCACGAACTATGCAGCCCAGGGGAATATTCTAGTGAATAAAGAAACTGTCACGGCTATGGGTGAAACATTTGAAAAAGCACAAGGCTCACTGGCTGATCGTCTTCTAGCAGCGATCAAAGCCGCACAAAATGCAGGCGGAGATAGTCGTGGCAAACAGTCGGCTGCATTATTGGTAGTCAAAGACCAGGCAGGATACGGAGGTCTCAGTGATGTGGCTGTCGATCTTCGCGTTGACGACCACCCTGAACCGATTGAAGAGCTGGACCGGATTTACCAGCTTCAACAATTATATTTCGGAGCCTCTGAGGACTCGGATGTCGTGGAAATAAATGAAGAACTGAAGGAAGAGGTTGCCAACCGTCTTCAACATTTTCAATATCTTTCAAAAGGCGAAGTTTCGGATGATGAGTTTCACGAAGCTTTGACAACGTATTTGCATACGGAAAATTTTGAAGGACGTGAGCAGAAGCGTGGGTATATTGATTTAAAGGTATATGAGTTTATGAAAAAACAAACGTAA
- a CDS encoding general stress protein, whose product MKPLIREYTNDEILMKDIKSLKDKGIDNKEIYILSHDDDRTDRIAKNVNANTIGLSEQDLTNVLSNIFNKQGDELRIKLQEMGFSQKEAEEYEEDMDEGKVLLIVTNPEKAESLI is encoded by the coding sequence ATGAAACCATTGATTCGCGAATATACAAATGACGAAATTTTGATGAAAGACATCAAATCATTAAAGGATAAAGGTATCGATAATAAAGAGATTTACATCCTCTCGCATGATGATGACCGTACAGATCGGATTGCTAAAAATGTCAACGCCAATACGATTGGACTCTCTGAACAGGATTTAACAAATGTGCTCAGCAATATTTTCAATAAGCAAGGCGATGAGCTCCGTATTAAGTTACAGGAAATGGGCTTTTCCCAAAAGGAAGCAGAAGAATACGAAGAAGACATGGATGAAGGGAAAGTCCTCTTGATCGTGACGAACCCGGAAAAAGCGGAATCTCTTATCTAA
- a CDS encoding phospholipase D family protein, producing the protein MQRLKRFYKSKWFWIVLIFLIIISLTIAYHTSWKSLPEGVSYEGEEHSMDTVEFFRDLTYENDEGETVHELEIFEEINRTISEAENFIVSDMFLFNGYTSGKHDFPKISKNLVDAILKRKEEVPDLKVVFITDKINTVYGSYESETIRRLEDGGVDVVLTNLDKLRDSNPVYSSVWRVFFSWMGTGDDGWIKNPFSKDAPEVTLRSYMKLLNIKANHRKLLVTENSAIVSTANPHDASGFHENVAFKMDGPIIKDILEAEEAVVNYSGEADFPDYENRSWEEQEGPLTTRFVTEGKIYHAILDELANAGEGDQVWLGMYYLADRKIIDEMDKAADRGAVVNIVMDPNTTAFGHEKTGIPNLPVAAELKNLGNDNINLRWYDVNMEQYHTKMLYIDKEEEDVIIAGSANYTRRNLSNLNLEADVVIKGPGEEEVFQEVDEYFNRIWENEDGHYTADYKKYQDKLTGIRYASYYLQKWTWFTTY; encoded by the coding sequence GTGCAGCGTTTGAAAAGATTTTATAAAAGCAAATGGTTTTGGATTGTACTTATCTTTCTAATTATTATCAGTTTGACGATTGCGTATCATACATCGTGGAAATCACTACCGGAAGGGGTTTCCTATGAGGGGGAAGAGCACTCCATGGATACTGTGGAGTTTTTTCGGGATTTGACCTATGAGAATGACGAAGGGGAAACCGTTCATGAGTTGGAAATTTTCGAAGAAATCAACCGGACGATCTCTGAAGCTGAGAATTTTATCGTTTCAGACATGTTTTTATTCAACGGATATACCAGTGGAAAACATGACTTTCCTAAAATCTCAAAGAATCTGGTAGATGCAATTCTCAAGAGGAAAGAAGAAGTGCCAGATTTAAAAGTGGTATTTATTACAGATAAGATCAATACGGTTTATGGCTCTTATGAATCAGAAACGATCCGTCGTCTGGAAGATGGTGGCGTGGATGTTGTATTAACAAATCTGGATAAGCTGCGTGATTCCAACCCTGTTTATTCAAGCGTTTGGCGCGTGTTTTTTTCCTGGATGGGGACAGGTGATGATGGGTGGATCAAAAATCCATTTTCCAAAGATGCACCTGAGGTAACATTGAGGTCCTATATGAAATTGTTGAATATCAAAGCGAACCATAGAAAATTATTAGTTACTGAGAATTCGGCCATCGTTTCAACAGCTAACCCACATGATGCCAGTGGTTTTCACGAAAATGTAGCATTCAAAATGGATGGTCCGATCATTAAAGATATATTAGAAGCGGAAGAAGCGGTTGTGAATTATTCAGGTGAGGCAGATTTCCCTGACTATGAAAATCGCAGCTGGGAAGAACAGGAAGGGCCGCTTACGACTCGCTTCGTGACGGAAGGCAAAATATATCATGCTATTTTAGACGAACTAGCGAATGCTGGTGAAGGCGATCAAGTCTGGTTAGGAATGTATTACCTGGCAGACCGGAAAATTATCGATGAAATGGATAAAGCCGCGGACCGGGGAGCTGTGGTGAATATCGTTATGGATCCGAATACAACCGCATTCGGTCACGAGAAAACCGGAATTCCTAATTTACCTGTTGCGGCAGAGTTGAAGAATTTAGGTAATGATAACATCAACCTTCGTTGGTATGATGTGAACATGGAACAGTATCATACGAAAATGCTGTATATCGACAAAGAAGAGGAAGATGTCATCATTGCAGGGTCAGCCAATTATACAAGGAGGAATTTATCCAACTTGAACTTGGAAGCAGATGTAGTGATCAAAGGACCTGGAGAGGAAGAAGTATTCCAGGAAGTCGACGAATACTTCAACAGGATTTGGGAAAACGAAGACGGTCATTATACTGCTGATTATAAAAAATATCAGGATAAATTGACGGGAATTCGTTATGCGTCGTATTATCTGCAGAAATGGACATGGTTCACTACGTATTGA